Proteins from a genomic interval of Salinarchaeum sp. Harcht-Bsk1:
- a CDS encoding ABC transporter permease — protein sequence MKFFESIRIGWRSITGHKLRSTLTTLGVIIGIASVIVFMMLGGAFQEDVLGDVDVNDEPVMQVSTQTSPDAGTGIINLDAPIYTERDVEQLRAIDGVEYVAPTGDLDASQVTFSGDSITGAVGVTATSPERFQYDGFDSLEEGETFAGPGEAVISDGLTEEFEENVTVGDEIQIALDDGRRINLTVAGIVESNVGAGGGGNNVWTSLEHYQTSVDGPDGNQVTAFGGLEIRASSQDELDSVQAEVTQYLKQDSDAQELKQSDHRIVVQTIDDMIDQFTGILDQITIFIGGIAAISLVVGSIGIANIMIVSVTERTSEIGVMKAVGARSRDVLQLFLLESIILGAIGAVFGVLTGVGLGYLIVNFIGWPVVYPLNWIGIAVAVGIGVGVVSGLYPAWRAARVDPIEALRRE from the coding sequence GTGAAGTTCTTCGAGAGCATCCGGATCGGGTGGCGGTCGATCACCGGCCACAAGCTCCGTTCCACGCTCACGACGCTCGGTGTCATCATCGGGATCGCGTCGGTGATCGTGTTCATGATGCTCGGGGGCGCGTTCCAGGAGGACGTCCTCGGCGACGTCGACGTGAACGACGAGCCCGTGATGCAGGTCTCGACGCAGACCTCACCGGACGCCGGTACCGGTATCATCAATCTCGACGCGCCGATCTACACGGAGCGCGACGTCGAGCAACTTCGCGCGATCGACGGGGTAGAGTACGTCGCTCCCACGGGCGATTTAGACGCGTCGCAGGTGACGTTCAGCGGTGATTCGATAACCGGGGCCGTTGGCGTGACCGCAACGAGCCCCGAACGCTTCCAGTACGACGGGTTCGACTCGCTCGAGGAGGGCGAAACGTTCGCTGGCCCCGGTGAAGCCGTGATCTCCGATGGACTCACCGAGGAGTTCGAGGAGAACGTCACCGTCGGCGACGAGATCCAGATCGCGCTCGACGACGGCCGCCGGATCAACCTCACCGTCGCCGGGATCGTCGAGAGCAACGTCGGCGCCGGAGGCGGTGGCAACAACGTCTGGACCTCCCTGGAGCACTACCAGACGTCGGTCGACGGACCAGACGGCAACCAGGTGACCGCGTTCGGCGGACTGGAAATCCGCGCGAGTAGCCAGGACGAACTGGACTCCGTTCAGGCCGAGGTAACGCAGTACCTCAAACAGGACTCGGACGCCCAGGAACTCAAACAGAGTGACCATCGGATCGTGGTCCAGACGATCGACGACATGATCGACCAGTTCACGGGGATTCTGGATCAGATTACCATCTTCATCGGCGGGATCGCAGCGATCTCCCTGGTCGTCGGCTCGATCGGTATCGCCAACATCATGATCGTCAGCGTCACCGAACGGACGAGCGAAATCGGGGTGATGAAGGCCGTCGGTGCACGCAGCCGCGACGTCCTCCAGCTGTTCCTGCTGGAGTCGATCATCCTCGGTGCGATCGGCGCGGTGTTCGGCGTTCTCACGGGCGTTGGACTCGGCTACCTCATCGTCAACTTCATCGGCTGGCCGGTGGTCTACCCCCTCAACTGGATCGGGATCGCCGTCGCCGTCGGCATCGGTGTTGGCGTCGTCTCGGGACTCTACCCGGCCTGGCGCGCAGCGCGCGTCGATCCGATCGAGGCACTCCGCAGGGAGTAA
- a CDS encoding zinc-dependent alcohol dehydrogenase family protein — protein MRAAVLEAHGEPLSVQEVDYPEPGPEQVVVETEACGICRSDWHAWRGDWEWMGISPSPGQILGHEPAGVVSEVGDEIESLSEGDRVTVPFHLGDGTCPYCRNGHSNVCETSVPLGFIGAAQGAYAEAFPVRKADFNVTKLPDSVDFTEMAALGCRFMTAYHGLTDRAGLRPGDTVAIHGCGGVGLSAVHIADALGAVPIAVDVQESKLDRARELGAAATINGAEVDDVPGEVFRANDGNGADVSVDALGIEETCGNAVRSLGKTGTHVQIGLSEGDTGGQLSVPVDQMTLQEIDFHGSYGMPLVRYDELFTLIERCTLQPEKIVGETLSLEDAPETLASMDDYETIGIPVITEF, from the coding sequence ATGCGAGCAGCAGTCCTCGAGGCACACGGCGAACCGCTCTCCGTGCAGGAGGTCGACTATCCGGAACCCGGACCGGAGCAGGTCGTCGTCGAGACCGAGGCCTGTGGGATCTGTCGGAGCGACTGGCACGCCTGGCGGGGCGACTGGGAGTGGATGGGCATCTCGCCGTCGCCGGGCCAGATTCTCGGCCACGAGCCGGCGGGCGTCGTCTCGGAGGTCGGGGACGAGATCGAGTCACTATCGGAGGGCGACCGCGTCACCGTCCCCTTCCACCTCGGCGATGGCACCTGTCCCTACTGCCGGAACGGCCACTCTAACGTCTGCGAGACGTCAGTGCCCCTCGGATTCATCGGCGCCGCACAGGGGGCATATGCGGAGGCGTTCCCCGTTCGCAAGGCAGATTTCAACGTCACGAAGCTTCCAGACAGCGTCGACTTCACGGAGATGGCTGCACTCGGCTGTCGCTTCATGACGGCCTACCACGGGCTCACCGACCGTGCCGGGCTCCGGCCTGGCGACACCGTCGCGATCCACGGCTGTGGCGGCGTCGGCCTCTCGGCGGTCCACATCGCCGACGCGCTCGGCGCGGTTCCGATCGCCGTCGACGTCCAGGAATCGAAGCTCGATCGCGCCCGCGAACTCGGCGCGGCGGCCACGATCAACGGCGCCGAGGTCGACGACGTCCCCGGCGAAGTCTTCCGCGCCAACGACGGCAACGGTGCCGACGTCTCCGTCGACGCGCTCGGCATCGAGGAGACCTGCGGAAACGCGGTGCGGTCGCTCGGCAAGACCGGAACCCACGTCCAGATCGGGCTCTCCGAGGGCGACACCGGCGGCCAGCTTTCCGTTCCCGTCGACCAGATGACGCTCCAGGAGATCGACTTCCACGGCAGCTATGGCATGCCGCTGGTGCGCTACGACGAACTGTTTACCCTCATCGAGCGTTGCACCCTGCAGCCCGAGAAGATCGTGGGCGAGACGCTCTCGCTCGAGGACGCCCCGGAGACGCTCGCGTCGATGGACGACTACGAGACGATCGGGATTCCCGTAATTACGGAGTTCTAG
- a CDS encoding ABC transporter permease, with translation MKIGESFRISWRAITGHKLRSTLTTIGIVIGIGSIIAFMVLGGAFEEDAIGGFDTEEQTLVLVQTQGNVENGFGFQTFQDPIYTASDVEQIEQIDGVEFVDPDGTIPASQLRYGDESTVSFTVRIADPRSFSKNVSGSFVEGEPFAGPGETVIDTRLAESLGGNVSVGDEIQVSFSDGTRERFTVSGIFNAENQGPGIGASLWVAEDPYYNVTVETPSGERERAYTSLNIWVESFDDINDVTEQTDAYFHSGDSDAEQLVDDDKRIAVQTLDQLLGQVAEIFDQVTIFIAGIAGIALIVGAIGIANIMIVSVTERTREIGIMKAVGANNRDIVQLFLIESLILGIIGSIGGVGLGLGGGFLLVSFAAFPMVYPTDWIVIAVVVGIGVGVVSGLYPAWRAARVDPIEALRRE, from the coding sequence GTGAAGATTGGTGAGAGTTTCCGCATTAGCTGGCGAGCGATCACCGGGCACAAGCTCCGATCGACGCTCACGACCATCGGGATCGTGATCGGCATCGGGAGCATCATCGCGTTCATGGTCCTGGGTGGTGCGTTCGAGGAGGATGCAATCGGTGGGTTCGACACCGAGGAGCAGACGCTCGTCCTCGTGCAGACGCAGGGGAACGTCGAAAACGGGTTTGGATTCCAGACGTTCCAGGATCCGATCTACACCGCGAGCGACGTCGAGCAGATCGAGCAGATCGACGGGGTCGAGTTCGTCGATCCCGACGGGACGATACCTGCCTCACAGCTGCGATACGGTGACGAGAGTACAGTCTCGTTCACCGTTCGGATCGCCGACCCGCGGAGCTTCTCCAAGAACGTCTCCGGCAGTTTCGTCGAGGGGGAACCCTTCGCCGGACCCGGCGAAACGGTCATCGATACCCGGCTCGCGGAATCACTCGGCGGGAACGTGTCGGTCGGTGACGAGATCCAGGTGAGCTTCTCGGATGGAACCCGGGAGCGCTTCACGGTCTCGGGTATCTTCAACGCGGAGAATCAGGGGCCAGGCATCGGTGCGTCCCTCTGGGTCGCGGAGGATCCCTACTACAACGTGACCGTGGAGACGCCGAGCGGTGAGCGAGAGCGCGCCTACACCTCGCTGAATATCTGGGTCGAGAGCTTCGATGACATCAACGACGTCACCGAGCAAACCGACGCGTACTTCCACTCTGGCGACTCCGACGCGGAGCAACTCGTCGACGACGACAAGCGGATCGCCGTCCAGACGCTCGACCAGCTGCTCGGGCAGGTGGCCGAGATCTTCGATCAGGTGACGATCTTCATCGCTGGAATCGCCGGGATCGCACTGATCGTCGGTGCGATCGGGATCGCGAACATCATGATCGTGAGCGTGACCGAGCGGACGCGCGAGATCGGCATCATGAAAGCAGTCGGGGCGAACAACCGCGACATCGTCCAGCTGTTCCTGATCGAGTCGCTGATCCTCGGCATCATCGGTTCGATCGGCGGGGTCGGACTCGGGCTGGGTGGCGGGTTCCTGCTCGTGTCCTTCGCGGCCTTCCCGATGGTCTACCCGACGGACTGGATCGTGATCGCGGTCGTGGTGGGCATCGGTGTCGGAGTGGTATCGGGACTCTACCCGGCTTGGCGTGCCGCGAGGGTTGACCCGATCGAGGCCCTCCGCCGCGAGTAA
- a CDS encoding ABC transporter ATP-binding protein: protein MVDAERRGDSPSSGVVAAHNVGRTYYMGEPVHALQNLSLTLEEGSFTAVMGPSGSGKSTLMNMLGCLDTPDEGTVEIDGRSVGDLSGAQRAKLRGTKIGFVFQTFNLMPRLSAAENVTLPMVFNDVVDEGRRSRAKTLLDRVGLGDRLDHAPNELSGGQRQRVAIARALANEPTLILADEPTGNLDSETGADIMELFEELHASGRTILMVTHERHIAERAERIVHLLDGELDYVEDVSDVVPTGPATDGAGNGGDDA from the coding sequence ATGGTGGATGCAGAGCGCCGAGGCGATAGCCCTAGCTCGGGCGTCGTCGCCGCGCACAACGTCGGACGAACGTACTATATGGGGGAACCGGTCCACGCGTTACAGAATCTCTCGTTGACCCTCGAAGAAGGGTCGTTTACTGCTGTCATGGGCCCGAGTGGATCGGGCAAGAGTACGCTCATGAACATGCTGGGCTGTCTGGACACGCCAGACGAGGGAACGGTCGAGATCGACGGCCGCTCGGTGGGCGATCTCTCCGGCGCCCAGCGGGCGAAGCTCCGCGGGACGAAGATCGGGTTCGTCTTCCAGACGTTCAACCTGATGCCCCGGCTCAGCGCCGCCGAGAACGTCACGCTCCCGATGGTGTTCAACGACGTCGTCGACGAAGGTCGACGCAGCCGTGCAAAGACGCTGCTCGACCGGGTCGGCCTCGGCGATCGGCTCGACCACGCCCCGAACGAGCTCTCCGGCGGCCAGCGCCAGCGCGTCGCGATCGCTCGTGCGCTCGCCAACGAGCCGACCCTCATTCTCGCCGACGAGCCGACCGGCAATCTCGACAGCGAGACCGGTGCCGACATCATGGAGCTCTTCGAGGAGCTCCACGCATCGGGGCGGACGATCCTGATGGTGACCCACGAGCGCCACATCGCCGAACGCGCCGAGCGTATCGTTCATCTGCTGGACGGCGAGCTCGACTACGTCGAAGACGTCTCTGACGTCGTTCCGACTGGGCCAGCGACCGACGGCGCAGGTAACGGGGGTGACGACGCGTGA
- a CDS encoding beta-ketoacyl-ACP reductase, which yields MEGRTCLITGASKGIGRGIAEHLGESGANVAVNYRSSVEEAEEVVETIEDSGGQAIATRADVTGRREVEAMRDEIHDAFGPIDVLVNNAGITQDTKFEEMTREEWDTVIDVHLGGAFNCTQTFFDDIKQSEYGRLISISSIVGKQGNFGQANYAAAKSGLFGFVRTLALELAESGSTANCVAPGFTETSMLETVPDRVREVILEDIPLNRFGSIDDVACVVEFLASEESSYITGEVLDVNGGMDL from the coding sequence ATGGAAGGACGCACCTGTCTGATCACCGGCGCATCGAAAGGCATCGGGCGCGGCATCGCAGAGCACCTCGGCGAGTCCGGCGCGAACGTCGCCGTCAACTACCGCTCCTCCGTCGAGGAGGCCGAGGAAGTCGTCGAGACGATCGAGGACAGCGGCGGCCAGGCGATCGCGACGCGAGCGGACGTGACCGGTCGCCGCGAGGTGGAAGCGATGCGCGACGAAATTCACGACGCGTTCGGACCGATCGACGTGCTCGTGAACAACGCGGGCATCACCCAGGACACGAAGTTCGAGGAGATGACCCGCGAGGAGTGGGATACGGTCATCGACGTACACCTCGGCGGCGCGTTCAACTGCACGCAGACGTTCTTCGACGACATCAAGCAGTCCGAGTACGGCCGACTCATCAGCATCTCCTCGATCGTCGGCAAGCAGGGCAACTTCGGGCAGGCGAACTACGCGGCGGCAAAGAGCGGCCTGTTCGGGTTCGTCCGGACCCTGGCACTCGAACTCGCGGAGTCAGGCTCGACCGCGAACTGCGTCGCGCCTGGCTTCACCGAGACGTCGATGCTCGAGACCGTCCCGGATCGCGTCCGCGAGGTCATCCTCGAAGACATCCCGCTGAATCGGTTCGGCTCCATCGACGACGTCGCCTGCGTCGTGGAGTTCCTCGCCAGCGAGGAGTCCTCCTACATCACCGGCGAAGTCCTCGACGTCAACGGCGGGATGGACCTGTAG
- a CDS encoding HD domain-containing protein — MTTVPDALPNWEVPGATERPYPAVAAEMQRTLADDSSGHDLAHAWRVFSLGRSIAKKEGADPHVVGLAALVHDHHRVVNGHEFVHPEATLDDVEAILTSAEVTNTATIDAVKHCVAVHDDYEYRDDPRNPETIEAEVLQDADNLDALGAVGVGRCFAFGGDRGLPLWRPDRDDPCVLGHFDEKLYKLEAECNTETARAMAADRIAFLEEFAERFRQEWRGEL; from the coding sequence ATGACCACGGTCCCCGACGCGCTCCCGAACTGGGAGGTTCCCGGTGCAACGGAGCGGCCCTATCCAGCCGTCGCAGCGGAGATGCAGCGAACGCTCGCAGACGACTCCTCCGGCCACGACCTCGCACACGCCTGGCGCGTCTTCTCGCTCGGTCGATCGATCGCGAAGAAGGAAGGCGCCGATCCACACGTGGTTGGCCTCGCCGCGCTCGTCCACGATCACCATCGCGTCGTGAACGGCCACGAGTTCGTCCACCCGGAGGCGACGCTCGACGACGTCGAAGCGATCCTCACGTCGGCCGAGGTGACGAACACCGCGACGATCGACGCGGTCAAACACTGCGTCGCCGTCCACGACGATTACGAGTACCGGGACGATCCCAGGAATCCGGAGACGATCGAGGCCGAAGTGTTGCAGGACGCCGACAACCTCGACGCGCTCGGCGCCGTCGGCGTCGGTCGCTGCTTCGCCTTCGGCGGCGATCGCGGGCTCCCGCTCTGGCGACCCGATCGCGACGATCCCTGCGTTCTCGGTCACTTCGACGAGAAGCTGTACAAGCTCGAAGCCGAGTGCAACACCGAGACGGCGCGTGCGATGGCTGCCGACAGGATCGCCTTTCTCGAGGAGTTCGCCGAGCGGTTTCGGCAGGAGTGGCGCGGTGAGTTGTAG
- a CDS encoding ABC transporter ATP-binding protein, with protein MSKTQRSDGDAGSGVVTAHNVGRTYYMGEPVHALQNLSLALEEGSFTAVMGPSGSGKSTLMNMLGCLDTPDEGTVEIDGRSVGDLSGAQRAKLRGTKIGFVFQTFNLMPRLSAAENVTLPMVFNDVVDEGRRERAQTLLERVGLGDRLDHAPNELSGGQRQRVAIARALANEPTLILADEPTGNLDSETGADIMDLFEELHDEGRTILMVTHERHIAEHAERIVHLLDGELDYIEEFDSAGVEDGGPKTAQPTADESIGTSGGDAE; from the coding sequence ATGTCGAAAACGCAGCGCTCCGACGGCGATGCTGGCTCCGGCGTCGTCACAGCGCACAACGTCGGACGAACGTACTATATGGGGGAACCGGTCCACGCGTTACAGAATCTCTCGTTGGCCCTCGAAGAAGGGTCGTTTACTGCTGTCATGGGCCCGAGTGGATCGGGCAAGAGTACGCTCATGAACATGCTGGGCTGTCTGGACACGCCAGACGAGGGAACGGTCGAGATCGACGGTCGCTCGGTGGGCGATCTCTCCGGCGCCCAGCGCGCGAAGCTCCGCGGGACGAAGATCGGGTTCGTCTTCCAGACGTTCAACCTGATGCCCCGTCTCAGCGCCGCCGAGAACGTCACGCTCCCGATGGTGTTCAACGACGTCGTCGACGAGGGCCGTCGCGAGCGAGCGCAGACCCTCCTCGAGCGAGTCGGGCTCGGCGATCGACTCGATCACGCACCGAACGAACTGTCCGGCGGGCAGCGCCAGCGCGTCGCGATCGCCCGAGCCCTCGCCAACGAGCCGACCCTCATCCTCGCCGACGAGCCGACGGGAAACCTCGACAGCGAAACCGGCGCCGACATCATGGACCTCTTCGAGGAGCTGCACGACGAGGGCCGGACGATTCTGATGGTCACCCACGAGCGCCACATCGCCGAGCACGCCGAGCGCATCGTCCACTTGCTGGACGGGGAACTCGACTACATCGAGGAATTCGACAGTGCGGGCGTCGAGGACGGTGGTCCCAAGACGGCCCAGCCGACTGCAGACGAATCGATAGGTACGAGCGGAGGTGACGCAGAGTGA
- a CDS encoding aldehyde dehydrogenase family protein, giving the protein MATPEQQTESGWDRMYVDGEWREASGGDTMPVENPATREPFTEVPAATAADVDAAYEAAAAAQPEWAAKSREERLEYVQAAHDHLQERFEEVVGLLAREGGSAQNKATGEVAISLSDFKTALQQEPPADEERESAFFGESKTHHIVQEPVGVVGIISPWNYPLHLSTRALAPALALGNTVVLKPATDTPITGGLLLAEIADEVGFPDGVVNVVTGRGSEIGDRMAGHPVPRVLSFTGSTSVGKSVASAAGSTVTLPALELGGNAPNVVTEDVDVEQAAKIGAVGSFTHQGQVCISINRHLVHEDVYDEYVELLAEHAESLAVGDPSENPAVDFGPVVNETQRDDLLEFVEQSVDEGATLETGGDADGLFVEPTVLSDATNDMAAACDEHFGPIAPVIPISGDEEAIELANDTEYGLSAAVQCDDVERARSIADRIDAGMVHVNDHPIQDEPNAPFGGMKQSGLGRYNGEWIVDELLETKWISVQHEEREYDLL; this is encoded by the coding sequence ATGGCGACACCCGAACAACAGACCGAATCCGGGTGGGACCGGATGTACGTCGACGGCGAGTGGCGCGAAGCATCGGGCGGCGACACCATGCCCGTCGAGAACCCCGCGACGCGGGAGCCGTTCACGGAGGTCCCTGCGGCGACGGCGGCAGACGTGGATGCTGCCTACGAAGCCGCAGCCGCCGCACAGCCCGAGTGGGCAGCGAAATCTCGCGAGGAGCGCCTGGAGTACGTCCAGGCCGCTCACGACCACCTCCAGGAGCGCTTCGAGGAGGTCGTCGGGCTGCTCGCCCGTGAGGGTGGAAGTGCACAGAACAAAGCGACCGGCGAGGTCGCGATCTCGCTCTCGGACTTCAAAACGGCACTCCAGCAGGAGCCACCTGCGGACGAGGAACGGGAGTCGGCCTTCTTCGGCGAGAGCAAGACCCACCACATCGTCCAGGAACCGGTGGGCGTCGTCGGGATCATCTCACCGTGGAACTACCCGCTCCACCTCTCGACGCGGGCGCTGGCACCGGCACTCGCACTCGGCAACACCGTCGTGTTGAAGCCCGCGACTGACACGCCGATCACCGGCGGGCTCCTCCTCGCGGAAATCGCCGACGAGGTCGGCTTCCCGGACGGCGTGGTGAACGTCGTCACGGGCCGCGGCTCGGAGATCGGCGACCGAATGGCGGGTCATCCGGTCCCGCGAGTGCTCTCCTTCACCGGCTCGACCTCCGTCGGCAAGTCCGTCGCGAGCGCGGCGGGCAGCACCGTCACACTGCCAGCCCTCGAACTCGGTGGCAACGCACCCAACGTCGTGACCGAAGACGTCGACGTCGAGCAGGCGGCGAAGATCGGCGCCGTGGGGTCGTTCACCCACCAGGGCCAGGTCTGTATCTCGATCAACCGCCACCTCGTGCACGAGGACGTCTACGACGAGTACGTCGAGCTGCTCGCCGAGCACGCCGAATCGCTGGCGGTCGGCGACCCCTCCGAGAATCCGGCGGTCGACTTCGGGCCAGTCGTGAACGAGACCCAGCGCGACGACCTCCTCGAGTTCGTCGAGCAGTCCGTCGACGAGGGCGCCACGCTCGAAACCGGCGGCGACGCCGACGGACTGTTCGTCGAGCCGACCGTGCTCTCCGACGCGACGAACGACATGGCCGCCGCCTGCGACGAGCACTTCGGTCCGATCGCGCCGGTCATCCCGATCAGCGGAGACGAGGAGGCAATCGAGCTGGCTAACGACACGGAGTATGGCCTCTCCGCCGCTGTCCAGTGCGACGACGTCGAACGCGCCCGGAGCATCGCGGATCGAATCGACGCCGGGATGGTGCACGTCAACGACCACCCGATCCAGGACGAGCCCAACGCGCCCTTCGGCGGGATGAAACAGTCCGGTCTCGGCCGGTACAACGGCGAGTGGATCGTCGACGAACTGCTGGAGACCAAGTGGATCTCCGTCCAGCACGAGGAGCGAGAGTACGATCTGCTGTAG